One stretch of Erythrolamprus reginae isolate rEryReg1 chromosome 7, rEryReg1.hap1, whole genome shotgun sequence DNA includes these proteins:
- the GNPDA2 gene encoding glucosamine-6-phosphate isomerase 2 translates to MRLVILENYDLASEWAAKYICNRIIQFKPNQSRYFTLGLPTGSTPLGCYQKLIDYHKRGDISFKYVKTFNMDEYVGLPRNHPESYHSYMWNNFFKYIDIDPNNAHILDGNAPDLKAECDAFEKKIEEAGGIELFVGGIGPDGHIAFNEPGSSLVSRTRLKTLAMDTILANAKYFDGDLSKVPTMALTVGVGTVMGAREVMILITGAHKAFALYKAIEEGVNHMWTVSAFQQHPHTIFVCDEDATLELRVKTVKYFKGLMHVHNKLVEPLRSMKEEN, encoded by the exons ATGAGGCTGGTCATCCTTGAAAATTATGACTTGGCGAGTGAATGGGCTGCAAAATACATCTGCAACCGCATCATTCAGTTCAAGCCTAACCAAAGCCGATATTTCACCCTTGGGTTACCAACAG GGAGTACACCCTTGGGATGCTACCAAAAGTTGATAGACTATCACAAAAGAGGAGATATCTCTTTTAAATATGTGAAGACATTCAACATGGATGAATATGTGG GCCTCCCAAGGAATCATCCAGAGAGCTACCACTCTTACATgtggaataatttttttaagtatATTGACATCGATCCGAACAACGCTCATATTCTCGATGGGAACGCGCCGGATCTGAAAGCCGAGTGCGACGCTTTTGAGAAGAAAATCGAAGAAGCCGGCGGGATAGAGTTGTTTGTTGGAG GTATTGGCCCAGATGGTCACATCGCTTTCAATGAGCCAGGATCTAGTTTGGTGTCAAGAACAAGATTGAAAACACTTGCCATGGACACCATTCTTGCGAATGCGAAATACTTCGATGGCGATTTATCCAAGGTTCCAACGATGGCTTTAACTGTTGGCGTGGGAACAGTTATGGGTGCCCGGGAG GTGATGATCCTGATCACAGGGGCACACAAAGCCTTCGCCTTATACAAGGCCATCGAAGAAGGGGTCAACCACATGTGGACCGTTTCGGCCTTCCAGCAGCATCCCCACACTATCTTTGTGTGCGATGAAGATGCCACGTTAGAACTCCGAGTTAAAACGGTGAAATATTTTAAAG gTTTAATGCACGTTCACAACAAGCTGGTGGAACCTCTACGTAGCATGAAGGAGGAAAATTGA